TGCATTTCCCCCGCAAAGGTTTCCGTATCGAGAAGAGTGCATAGTTTATTTTGGGAGATTGGAATGTCTGAAAAGTTAGATGTGAAATGGCCAATGGATTTAGGCGCACCCCCCGGAACGCTTGAGGCAAAAATGCCCCGCCCGGATGATATTGGGGCCGATATACCTGACCCGCAGCGATATTTCAGCCGTGACTATATGCAACAAGAATGGGAACGGCTCTGGCCGAAAGTCTGGTTATTGGCAGGTGTCACGCCGGATCTCAAAGAGCCGGGTGATTTTATTACCCATCGCCACGGGCATGAAGAGTTTCTACTCGTCCGCCACGAAGACAATAAAATCCGAGCCTTTTACAATGTCTGCCCACATCGTGGCAAACGTGTCTGCCAAGTTGAGCAAGGCAATGTGCCTAAATTTTCCTGCCCGTTTCACGGCTGGCAATTCCACACAGATGGTGCGCTTGCATCTATCACAGATGAAGAAACCTATGATGCTGATTTAATCGCACATCGTCCTGGCCTTACTGAAATTCGTTGCGAAACAATTGGCGGTCTGATTTTCATCAATATGGACGGCAATGCGCCGCCCCTCAGGGAGTGGATTGGCCTGCCGAAGGGATATATTGAAAATTACGAAATCGATAAAATGAATGTCATACGCCATGTGCGCACAGAATGGATGGCTAATTGGAAGACTGGCGTGGATGCGTTTTATGAGTCCTACCACCTGCCGCATATTCACCCTCAAACACAAGGCGTTATGGAAGATTTTGTGCAAGTAGATCTTTATCCGAATGGTTTTAGCCGAATGATTGTGCCGATTGGAGTTAAATCCCACCGGGTGGCAGATCAGGAAACAATTGATCCCTATCAAACCTTCATGATGATGGAAGCAGGCATTGATCCCGAGAACTTTAAGGGCTCAGCTCAGGATGTGCGTGTCGCTATTCAAAAAGCTAAACGCGAACGTGGTGAAAAGTTCGGTCTCGATTTCTATGATAATCTGACAGACGGGCAACTCACCGATAGCTGGGCTACTGGCTTTTTTCCGAATGTTCAAATCGGCATGCACCCTGAGGGCGTCTTCCTGATGCGATTTGTGCCGCATGCCACTGACCCTGAAAGATTTTATTACGACACAATGACCATGTTCCGTTATGTTGATGACCCCGGTTACACTGTACCCGGCTGGATGGGTCTTCCTGAAGGCATGGATGTGACCGGCGCAATTCGCCCTGAGATTGAACATTTCAGCGCCGATATGGAGGCTGATCTTGGAGAGGTGCTTAATCAAGATGTGGATTTGATTGCCAGCGTCCAGCAGGGTGTTAAATCACGCGGATTTAACGGCCCGCTCTGGTGTGAGCAGGAAGACCGTATCCGTCACTTACATCGTGAAATTGATCGCTACATTAAACAGGAAATCTAAGTTGGGTTACGGAGAATATTTTTCTCCAAGGTCAAATGATTTCAACTTAAACTTCTGAATTTTCGTCGCTGACATCGGCCATTCGTTAACAAATACGACATATCTTGGAATTTTAAAATTGGATATTTGACCTTTACAATAGTCAATGATGTCCTGAGAAGAAACGTTTGCACCTGGCACCGCTTCAATGAAAACAGCTGCAACTTCGTCATATCGTTCATCTTCAATACCGACAACCTGTGAGAGAATAACACTAGGGTGAGTATTGATGTGAGACTCTATTTCAAGTGCGGCAACATTTTCGCCACCAATCTTTAACATGTCTTTCCAACGACCGAGATACGATAAATAGCCATCTTCATCTAGCGCACCTAAATCACCAGAACGATACCACCCATCATCAGTCATGGCATTCTGAGTTGCCTCTTCATCTTTATAATATCCTTCAAAAAGGGAATATCCACGTATTTGTATTTCACCTTTTTGATTTGCACCAAGCACCTCACTAGGGTTTTCAGGGTTCGAAATTCTAACTTCAATTCCTGGAAATGGCTTGCCACATGTGTTCAAACGCTTCTCCAAACTATCATCGACATCTCCATAACAAATAACGCCGCCGGCCTCTGTCATTCCAAAAGCAGAAACACCAACTCCGTGTTCGAAAGACTTATCATAAATTTCAAGAGTAGAAATTGGCGCAACATTATTGACGAGCCGAACAGAAGATAACGCCGCACCATCAAATTTTGGATGATTAATTATTTCATTTGTTAGTGTAGGGAATGCAATAAACCCAATTGTGATTTCGTCATTTATAAAAGTCTCAACAGCCTCATCAGCGCTGAAATACCTTGTTGCATACAAAGATGACATTGAACATATGGATGCTGTTAATGGTAAGATTGCCGACATATGGAAAAACGGTAAGGGGTCATACAT
This sequence is a window from Candidatus Micropelagos thuwalensis. Protein-coding genes within it:
- a CDS encoding aromatic ring-hydroxylating oxygenase subunit alpha; amino-acid sequence: MSEKLDVKWPMDLGAPPGTLEAKMPRPDDIGADIPDPQRYFSRDYMQQEWERLWPKVWLLAGVTPDLKEPGDFITHRHGHEEFLLVRHEDNKIRAFYNVCPHRGKRVCQVEQGNVPKFSCPFHGWQFHTDGALASITDEETYDADLIAHRPGLTEIRCETIGGLIFINMDGNAPPLREWIGLPKGYIENYEIDKMNVIRHVRTEWMANWKTGVDAFYESYHLPHIHPQTQGVMEDFVQVDLYPNGFSRMIVPIGVKSHRVADQETIDPYQTFMMMEAGIDPENFKGSAQDVRVAIQKAKRERGEKFGLDFYDNLTDGQLTDSWATGFFPNVQIGMHPEGVFLMRFVPHATDPERFYYDTMTMFRYVDDPGYTVPGWMGLPEGMDVTGAIRPEIEHFSADMEADLGEVLNQDVDLIASVQQGVKSRGFNGPLWCEQEDRIRHLHREIDRYIKQEI
- a CDS encoding class I adenylate-forming enzyme family protein → MLSRSDNPTLIDLLKHAAEKNPGGLCLSMDGVKCSFSDLYQGALKRAECLTNLGAQNGDKVGILLPNGIEYLEIFYGAMLAGCIPVTINNRYKVAELKYVLSHGDVRFLFTSAAQETNFLNTLNEAFSDLDDTQNSQNLSDAPVLEKIYIVENPPNSDISDTSFLSNLNKGNFNPPIIKSDDIAFIMFTSGTTANPKACCLSHRSVVGNGFAQVERWQMTEEDRMYDPLPFFHMSAILPLTASICSMSSLYATRYFSADEAVETFINDEITIGFIAFPTLTNEIINHPKFDGAALSSVRLVNNVAPISTLEIYDKSFEHGVGVSAFGMTEAGGVICYGDVDDSLEKRLNTCGKPFPGIEVRISNPENPSEVLGANQKGEIQIRGYSLFEGYYKDEEATQNAMTDDGWYRSGDLGALDEDGYLSYLGRWKDMLKIGGENVAALEIESHINTHPSVILSQVVGIEDERYDEVAAVFIEAVPGANVSSQDIIDYCKGQISNFKIPRYVVFVNEWPMSATKIQKFKLKSFDLGEKYSP